The Vibrio coralliirubri DNA window TTCTTTCTCCTTTTATTTGACCAAACCATCGCTATGAAAAGATCGAACACTCTCAATCAATGCATCAATAAGCAGGGTCAAAGCCTTTGGCTGATATTTTCTTTCTTTGTACACTAAATACGCTTGGCGATCACCCCGATGATACTCAGGGAGCACTTGAATCAGATTCATCTCTGGGGATACGTGACGAAAAGGCAATGACGCGAGCCCCAAACCTTTTTGCGCTGCGGCCGCCACCGCATGAATATCGTTGACGATGAACTTAGGTTTAATCGTGATCATTTGCTCTAAGCGGTCGGATTTGTAGAGCGGCATATCGAACACATCATCGACGTTAATCCAATCTTGCAGCTCCAGGTCGTCCGGCTTTTCTATTGCTGCACGCGAATCTAAGTATTCTGGGCTCGCATAAAACCCGTGTTTGGCTTTAAACAGCGGTCGAGCAATCATGCCTTCCATGTCCGAGATCTTAAACGTGATCAGTAAGTCACGATCGGTCTGTGGAATAAGCTGTTGTTGGCTCAGGGTAAGGTCGAGCTGAACGTTCGGGTATTGAGTGAGGAATTGCTCTACCGTCGACCGTAGAAAGCCACTGTAGAAGTTATGAGGCACGGCGAGCTTTATCTTGCCTTGGATAGCGTCACGCTCTTCAAGCAAGCTATTAAAGCCGTGATGAATCGACTCCATGCCGCTGCTCAGTGCAGAAAAAGCCGCCTCACCGTCTTTGGTGGCCACCAGCTCACGACCTTTCTTTTCTAAAAGTCGGATATTGAGGCGATCTTCCAATGCGGTTAGCCGACGCGACATAGTCGACACAGGGAGTTGCAGCCGTTTCGAAGCCGATAGCAAAGAGCCCTCTTCAACCACGGCACAGAATAAGAACAGATCATCAATGTTTCCAAATATGGAATTCATACTTCTACATGTGCCTATTTTTCTCATTAATGGATAAATGTAACCTTATCTCATCAACATCAGAAAATCACGGGAGAAACACAGTATGAACAACAAACAATTTTGGGTAACCGCGATTTTATCTTCACTGACCATGGCGACCATCATGTCAGGGTTAATTTCTGGCTACAAAATGGGATTCAGCCCCGAGTGGCCTCCAATCTGGATGCAAAGCTTTTTCATTGCTTGGCCTTGTGCCATCGCACTCAACCTCACTGTGCTTCCTTTGATCAGAAAACTCTCAGCATGGATTTGTCGCCCAAGAACGCTTTGCGAACCTGAGATCACGGAACGATGATCAAGGGCTAGTGTTAAGGAGCTATAGTCTAGGTTCTGCGATAAAAGAGATGCGGTAAAAAGCTATGTTCATGGATAAACGCCTGAATTACAGACATAAAAAAACCGAGCACTAGGCTCGGTTTTTTAATAACTGTTGTTACTGTAAAGATTACAGCTCAGCGTTGTGGTAAACCTGCTGAACGTCATCACAGTCGTCAAGCATGTCTAAGAACTTCTGGAACTTCTCAGAATCTTCTTCAGCTACTGGCGTAGTTGTTTGAGGAACGAAAGTGATTTCCTCAACGTCTAGCGTTAGCTCTGGGAACGCAGTGTTTAGTGCAGTCTTCGTTTTGAAGAACTCAGTCGTTGGAGCGAATACAGTGATAACACCGTCTTCTAGCTCAACGTCAGTCACGTCTACGTCTTCCATCATTAGCGTTTCTAGGATGATCTCGTCGTCTTCGCCTTTGAACTGGAATACAGCTTGGTGAGCGAACATGTGAGAAACAGTACCTTCAACACCGATTTTCGCACCAGTCTTAACGAAACATTGGCGAACGTCTTGGAAAGTACGGTTGCCGTTGTCAGTTAGACAGTCAACGATTACGCTTGTGCCACCAGGGCCAAAACCTTCGTAACGAGCTGGTTGGAAGTCTTCACCGCCGCCGCCGTTCGCTTTATCGATCGCTTTGTCGATAACGTGAGCTGGTACTTGGTCTTTCTTCGCTTTAGCAATCAGGTGCTTAAGAGGTAGGTTCATGTCTGGGTCAGAGCTGCCGTTCTTAGCCAGTACGTAAATCTCTTTACCGTATTTAGAATAAACTTTAATTTTTGCGCCTGCAGTTTTCGCCATTGAGGCCTTGCGCACTTCAAAACTTCTTCCCATCGGGATCTTCTCTCTGATTCAATTAACGGTGCAAATTCTAGCAAATTACTGTGTCATTTCAATTCTACAGCACTGCTGGGCAAGGTTTGTCTGCGTTTATGCGACACCCATTACCCGTTTGTATTTTTCTACAGACTGATCAAACCAAGCCTTTTCTTCTGGGTCACCTAGCTTCATTGCTTCTTCAACAATGGCTTCAGGGCCACATTTCGCTTGCTTCAGTTTCCATACAAGAAACGATGCTTGCTTATCCAGTTCGATTTTATTTTTCTCGCTGGGTGGAAGGAGTGAAAGGTTGATAGACATTATTAGCCTTCGTCTGTAATACACTTGGCCGAGAAATATATCATAGAGCAGCCTCATAAAACCAATACTATGAGTAACAGAAAGGGTTTATGAGACAAGAAACCAAGCAAGTCGCTGATGCAGGTCAAGCTAGTTTGAGAGAAGTTGCACCCCTTGAGGAGAAAGTATCGAGTATTCAACTCACATTATGAGCTGAATAATCAGATAATCGCATCACAGAGATAAGAAGGACAGCTCCTCGAAACCCAAAAGACTACTCACTCACCGCGAACACATCGCAGCGTGAGGCGCAGATGAAGTCATTTTTGTGCAGGCCTTTGATTGAATGGCTCCACCAAGTGACAGTGACTTTGCCCCACTCCAATAAAATCGAAGGATGATGGAACTCTTCTTCTGCCAGTTCTGACACTTTGTTGCTGAATGCCCACGCTAGTTTGTAGTTCTTAAACTTGAACACCTTCTCAAGCTGCGGGATGCCGTCTCTTTTGATGATCTGCCAATCTGACAACTCCAACAGTAAAGATTGTTGCTCATCTTTACTTAAGGCAATCGCGTCGATACTGCAGGCTTCGCATTTTTGTTCATTCAACATGTGTTGGTTCCTTGGGTTCAAAAAGTGGTGGTAGTAACCCCGCATCTATAGCGAGATCAGCTTGCTGTAATAGGTTTTCCTGACTGATTTTGAAGAGCTCAGATAGCTCGTCGATCACGTAATATTTCGGTTGCATGATGTCGATGCGGTAAGGAGTTCTTAACACCGTTTGCAGATCGAACCGTTCACGAACCGCCAAATCACCGCCCAATGCGTACATGGTTTCCGCCGGAGAAGAGAGAATGCCACCGCCATAAATTTTCAGTTGTTGGCCTTCTTTTACTAAACCGAACTCGACCGTAAACCAATACAAACGGGCAAGATAAGCGCGCTGTTTGGATGTGGCGGCTTGGCCTAGTTTTCCATAATGCTCAGTGAAAGCCGCGAAATCGGCATTAGTGAGCATGGCACAGTGACCAAAAATTTCATGAAAGAAATCAGGTTCTTGTAAGTAATCGAACTCGTCTCGCGTTCTCAGAAATGTCGCAACTGGGAATTTCTTATTGGCGAGCAAATCAAAGAATCGGTCGAAATCAATCAATGCAGGCACAGGCTGAACTTGCCAACCTGTTGTTTCCATTAGCACTTTATTTATCTCTGGAAGCTGGGGAACTCTGTCTAATGGCAGATCCAGCAGGGTCAAACCGTGCAAATAAGCATCGCATGCGCGGTCATTAATGACGTCCAGTTGCCTTTTCACTAAGTCGTGCCAAATGGCGTCTTCTTCGAGGCTCCACTCAACCCATCCCTCTTGGCTCACGGGCTTAGAATGATATTGAGTCATTACACACCTCCTTTCGAATGTCTCACTTTAAGCCTATCTCCACTCCTTATATCCGCCAATTTGCACGATTTTTCGAAACGGGCGATCGTGTAACATTTTATTTACACAATTCCGACAGCCCCTTATTTTGCTGATCTTTTGACTTTGTAAAACCTAAATACCAGACTGAAATCGTTAAGTTTTTGTTAAAGGTAAAGGAATGCACGAGAGCAATAAGCCAATTTGGCAACCCAGTGACCAACGTATCGCACACGCCAACGTAACCCGATTTATGGATAACCTCGATCAGCAGGGCGTATTCGAGCGGGAATTGAAAAACTACACGGAGCTTCATCAATGGTCTGTGGAGCAGCCGGAGTCGTTTTGGCATAACGTGTGGCAGTTTTGTGGCATGGTGGGTTCGCAAGACTGTATTAACAGGGTAGAAAGCGAGCACATCAAAACTCAAAGTGAAAGCCGCTGGCAGCAGCCGAAATCGAATCGCGATGCGGTGTGGTTTCCGAATGCTCAAGTTAACTACGCCGAAAACTTGCTGCATTCAGCAAAAGCGTTGCCAAACGAACTTGCGATTTGGTTTGAGAACGAACGTGGCGAACAGCAAAGCTACACATGGCAAACCTTGTGTGAGGAAGTCTCTAGCGTTCAACAATGGCTCGTGGAATGTGGCGTGCAACAAGGCGATGTGGTCGCCGCTTATACTTCTTATCTGCCGCAAACCGTGGTCGCGATGTTGGCAACCACCAGCTTAGGGGCGATTTGGACGTCAACCTCGCCTGATTTTGGCGTCGAGAGTGTAATTGAGCGATTCGGACAGGTGAAACCTAAGGTGCTGTTCACCTGTGATGGCTACACCTTCAATGGCAAGACGTTCGATATGACGGACAAGAACCGTGAAATCATCGAACACTTAAACGAATTAAAACAGGTGTGTCAGATCGGTTATTTGAAACCGAGTAATGACTTAGAGAAGAGCGATTTAGAGAAGAAAAAAGTTGAACATGATGTGTCGATTCTAAGCTGGCACAGCATCATTAATCACTATCAGACAAAACCTCTTCGATTTGTGCGTATCGGCTTCAATGAACCATTATTCGTACTCTACTCTTCCGGCACAACGGGCAAGCCTAAATGCATTGTGCATTCTGTCGGTGGCACCACCATCAACCACCTAAAAGAGCATCAACTTCATTGCGATATTAAACCGAGAGATCGCGTGTTCTACTACACCACTTGTGGTTGGATGATGTGGAACTGGCACGTCTCTGCGCTCGCCAGCGGTGCTTGTTTGGTGATCTTTGATGGCAGCCCGGTTTACCCGCAACCTAACGTTCTATGGGATTTAGCGCAGCGAGCTGACGTATCGACATTTGGCACCTCAGCCAAGTATCTAGAGGCGATTGAGAAAGCCGAACTCTCACCGATCGACAGCCACTCTCTTCCTCAATTAAGAACACTGTGCTCGACCGGTTCTGTGCTCTACCCAGAGCAGTTCGATTACGTTTACAAGCACATAAAGCAAGACCTGCATTTGGCGTCGATTTCTGGCGGCACGGATATTTGTGGCTGCTTTGTTTTGGGCAACCCTATCTCGCCAGTGTATCGCGGTGAGTGCCAACAGGCCGGGCTCGGCGTCGACATCAAGGTGTTCAATTCGTCTGGTCAAAAGGTCGATCACGAACGTGGCGAATTAGTTTGTACAAATTCCCTTCCCAACTTCCCCGCTGGCTTTTGGAATGACACCGGAGAGCGCTATCACAGCACCTATTGGGATAGGTTCGATAATGTGTGGCATCACGGTGATGAAGTCGCGCAGAGCGAACATGGCGGTTACCTGTTCTACGGGCGAGGCGACACCACACTCAACCCTGGAGGAGTAAGAATTGGTACCGCCGAGATCTATCAGCAAGTAAACACCATTGAAGGCATCATCGATTCGATAGCTGTCGGTAAAGACATCGACCGCAATGAGCAGATATGGTTGTTTGTTCAGCTGCAGCAAGGTGTGAGTTTAGATGAAAAGTTACTGACAGCCATCAAAAGCAAACTCAAATCATCCTGCTCGCCAAGGCACGTGCCAAGCCAGATATTTGCGATCAGCGACGTGCCAAAAACACGCTCAGGCAAACTGGTGGAGTTGGCTGTGAAACAGGTGATCAATGGCAAGAGTGTAGAAAACCTTGGGGCTATCGCTAACGCCGAGGTTTTGGAAGAGATAAAGAGTGTTGTTTCGCTTTAGTGTTGAGCCTTAGAAAGTGGCTAACTATCTCCGATTTTCATTTGGCTGTCAGATAGCACCTAGAGTAAAGGCAGCCGATTGAAAACCAAATCTAAACTTCTATTTAAGCTTGTGAATCCTCGCCTCAGTATAGCCCCGTACCTTTTCCAAAGCTCTTAAGCATTGTTGCTTTATCAACAAGCAGAGGCGCTAGCATTGCTGAAGAGACAGCAAGCGCAATGTATTCGTTTACTTTGAATACCTTAGCTGCAGAGAAAGAAACCAGCATAGGTAAGAAGAAGAACACAGCAACAGAGATCGAGCGGAAGAAATAAACTGTGTCTGAGGTTTCAGAGATAACATTGGTTGCAATAAGGCCAGACAACAGGCCCATCAACATACCCGCGCCTGCGATTGCGGGTACAACCGGACCAAAGATGCCTGCGACAATGCGCATCACGCCTTGGAACAGCTTGCCTTTCTCTAGCTCATCAGCCGGAGTCGCGTCAGCTTGTTGAGTGTTTGATAGTGCGTTGAACCACTTTTCTACCTCAACACCGATGATGACTTGAGTTTGGCCTTGTTGAAGTACCACACCTTTCACATCTGCGATCTGCTTGATCGCTTCTTCGTCTACCAGTGACTCGTCAGCTAATTTGAATCTCAGCCTTGTCATACAGTGCGTGATACTCACGATATTGTCTTCACCACCAAGTGCAGTGATTAATAACTGTATATTTTCTTTGAAATTTTTCTTATTCGATGATGACTTCGAGTTGGCTTTGTTGCGTAATTCAATGGAACTAAATCAAGAACCTACGATCTGATCAGCTACCTCCACTCTATCTCGTAGTCCTATGCCTAAGCCTCGTTATAAAACAACCAACTGGAAGCAATACAACCGATCACTCATTAACCGTGGTTCTCTGACTTTTTGGATTGATGAAGAAGCAATAAGCGGATGGGCGCAAAGCAAACAGAATAAGCGCGGTAGGCCGCGTCGGTTCAGTGATTTAGCTATCACGACAGCACTCATGGTCAAACGAGTTTTTTCTATGCCATTGAGAGCGCTGCAAGGATTTATCGACTCGATATTTAGGTTAGCCCATGTACCGTTAAGTTGTCCGCATTACACCTGCATCAGTCGTAGAGCCAAGCAAGTTGAGGTTTCATTTAAGACTAAAACGAGAGGAGCGATACAGCACCTAGCCATTGATGCTACTGGCCTTAAGGTTTATGGCGAAGGTGAATGGAAAGTCAAAAAACATGGGACGGATGGCAAGCGTAGAGTCTGGCGAAAGCTGCATATTGCAGTCGATACCAACACTCATGAGATCATTGCCGCCGAGCTAAGTTTATCGACGGTTACAGATGGAGAAGTACTCCCGAACTTACTGAAACAAACACGCCGAAGTATCCTTGAGGTGTCTGGTGATGGCGCTTACGACACGAGAGCGTGTCACGCTGCTATTAAGATTAAGGGAGCTATTGCGCTTATTCCCCCAAGAGAAGGGGCTGCCTTCTGGGAGCGTGGTCACCCTCGAAATTTCGCCGTGGGTTGCCAGAAATTATACGACTCAAATAAGTATTGGAAAGAGCGGTATGGATACCACAAACGTTCACTCTCAGAAACAGCGATGTATCGAGTTAAACAGTTGCTAGGAGGGAAACTGAGCTTAAGAAATTACAATGCCCAGGTGGGTGAAACTTACGCGATGATAAAAGCGTTGAACAAGCTTACTGGGTTAGGTATGCCTGAAACTTGTCGTATTGACTAAGAAACAAGCGAAACGGGTTGGCTCTATCTCTAAATTTAATTACGCAACAAAGCCGCTGAGAACCAACGTGAAAATATAATCAAATCAGCGGCGAGTATTGCCGCGATCGCTCGCGAGCATGAGATTGTTATCGTTCATGGTAATGGCCCACAAGTAGGTTTGTTGATGGAACAAAACGCAGCTTACAACGAATATTCACCAGAGACGACCCCGTATCCAATGGATGTACTCGGCTCTCAAACCTGTGGCATGGTGGGCTACATGTTACAGCAAGAACTAAGAAACATTGACCCTGAATTAGACGTAGCGACGCTAGTCACGCAAACTGAAGTAGGCTTTGTTGCGTAATTAAATTTAGAGATAGAGCCAACCCGTTTCGCTTGTTTCTTAGTCAATACGACAAGTTTCAGGCATACCTAACCCAGTAAGCTTGTTCAACGCTTTTATCATCGCGTAAGTTTCACCCACCTGGGCATTGTAATTTCTTAAGCTCAGTTTCCCTCCTAGCAACTGTTTAACTCGATACATCGCTGTTTCTGAGAGTGAACGTTTGTGGTATCCATACCGCTCTTTCCAATACTTATTTGAGTCGTATAATTTCTGGCAACCCACGGCGAAATTTCGAGGGTGACCACGCTCCCAGAAGGCAGCCCCTTCTCTTGGGGGAATAAGCGCAATAGCTCCCTTAATCTTAATAGCAGCGTGACACGCTCTCGTGTCGTAAGCGCCATCACCAGACACCTCAAGGATACTTCGGCGTGTTTGTTTCAGTAAGTTCGGGAGTACTTCTCCATCTGTAACCGTCGATAAACTTAGCTCGGCGGCAATGATCTCATGAGTGTTGGTATCGACTGCAATATGCAGCTTTCGCCAGACTCTACGCTTGCCATCCGTCCCATGTTTTTTGACTTTCCATTCACCTTCGCCATAAACCTTAAGGCCAGTAGCATCAATGGCTAGGTGCTGTATCGCTCCTCTCGTTTTAGTCTTAAATGAAACCTCAACTTGCTTGGCTCTACGACTGATGCAGGTGTAATGCGGACAACTTAACGGTACATGGGCTAACCTAAATATCGAGTCGATAAATCCTTGCAGCGCTCTCAATGGCATAGAAAAAACTCGTTTGACCATGAGTGCTGTCGTGATAGCTAAATCACTGAACCGACGCGGCCTACCGCGCTTATTCTGTTTGCTTTGCGCCCATCCGCTTATTGCTTCTTCATCAATCCAAAAAGTCAGAGAACCACGGTTAATGAGTGATCGGTTGTATTGCTTCCAGTTGGTTGTTTTATAACGAGGCTTAGGCATAGGACTACGAGATAGAGTGGAGGTAGCTGATCAGATCGTAGGTTCTTGATTTAGTTCCATTGAATTACGCAACAAAGCCTCAGTAAATCTACATGGACTCATTCGCATCCTCTTGATTCTCTGGCATCGCGTCGATAAAAGCGGGTAACTGATTACACGCTTCGACAATCGAGTTAATCAACGGATAAGGCGACATATCAACGCCAAAGCGCAGCGCGTTATAGACTTGTGGCACCAAGCAGATATCGACAATGCATGGTGAATCGGTGAGGCTATACACCGAATCACCGTGTGTTGGACGATGCTTAGAAAGCTTCTCTTCTAACGCCGAAAAACCTTGGCTCATCCAATAGTGAAGCCAGTCTATTTTAGCCTCTTGCTCACACGACAACTCTCGCTCCAAATACTGCAGCACACGCAGGTTATTGAGAGGGTGAATTTCTATCGCAATATCCTGAGCCATTGCCAACGCTTGATAGCGCAATGGTGTTTGCTCTGGAATCAACAAGGAGTCTGGGCTGCTCTCACATAAATAGCTTTCGTCCAAGTATTGCAAAATAGTCAGCGACTGATTGAGTTGAACGTCACCATCCACCAGCACTGGCACTAATTCACTGGCATTGAGCTCGCGATATTGTGGATCATGCTGCTCGCCGCCATTACGCACCAAATGCACCGATTTAGACTCATAGTCGAGTT harbors:
- a CDS encoding LysR family transcriptional regulator, which codes for MNSIFGNIDDLFLFCAVVEEGSLLSASKRLQLPVSTMSRRLTALEDRLNIRLLEKKGRELVATKDGEAAFSALSSGMESIHHGFNSLLEERDAIQGKIKLAVPHNFYSGFLRSTVEQFLTQYPNVQLDLTLSQQQLIPQTDRDLLITFKISDMEGMIARPLFKAKHGFYASPEYLDSRAAIEKPDDLELQDWINVDDVFDMPLYKSDRLEQMITIKPKFIVNDIHAVAAAAQKGLGLASLPFRHVSPEMNLIQVLPEYHRGDRQAYLVYKERKYQPKALTLLIDALIESVRSFHSDGLVK
- a CDS encoding DUF2798 domain-containing protein, which gives rise to MNNKQFWVTAILSSLTMATIMSGLISGYKMGFSPEWPPIWMQSFFIAWPCAIALNLTVLPLIRKLSAWICRPRTLCEPEITER
- a CDS encoding YebC/PmpR family DNA-binding transcriptional regulator; the encoded protein is MGRSFEVRKASMAKTAGAKIKVYSKYGKEIYVLAKNGSSDPDMNLPLKHLIAKAKKDQVPAHVIDKAIDKANGGGGEDFQPARYEGFGPGGTSVIVDCLTDNGNRTFQDVRQCFVKTGAKIGVEGTVSHMFAHQAVFQFKGEDDEIILETLMMEDVDVTDVELEDGVITVFAPTTEFFKTKTALNTAFPELTLDVEEITFVPQTTTPVAEEDSEKFQKFLDMLDDCDDVQQVYHNAEL
- a CDS encoding DUF3283 family protein — its product is MSINLSLLPPSEKNKIELDKQASFLVWKLKQAKCGPEAIVEEAMKLGDPEEKAWFDQSVEKYKRVMGVA
- a CDS encoding 4a-hydroxytetrahydrobiopterin dehydratase — encoded protein: MLNEQKCEACSIDAIALSKDEQQSLLLELSDWQIIKRDGIPQLEKVFKFKNYKLAWAFSNKVSELAEEEFHHPSILLEWGKVTVTWWSHSIKGLHKNDFICASRCDVFAVSE
- the phhA gene encoding phenylalanine 4-monooxygenase, which produces MTQYHSKPVSQEGWVEWSLEEDAIWHDLVKRQLDVINDRACDAYLHGLTLLDLPLDRVPQLPEINKVLMETTGWQVQPVPALIDFDRFFDLLANKKFPVATFLRTRDEFDYLQEPDFFHEIFGHCAMLTNADFAAFTEHYGKLGQAATSKQRAYLARLYWFTVEFGLVKEGQQLKIYGGGILSSPAETMYALGGDLAVRERFDLQTVLRTPYRIDIMQPKYYVIDELSELFKISQENLLQQADLAIDAGLLPPLFEPKEPTHVE
- a CDS encoding acetoacetate--CoA ligase, yielding MHESNKPIWQPSDQRIAHANVTRFMDNLDQQGVFERELKNYTELHQWSVEQPESFWHNVWQFCGMVGSQDCINRVESEHIKTQSESRWQQPKSNRDAVWFPNAQVNYAENLLHSAKALPNELAIWFENERGEQQSYTWQTLCEEVSSVQQWLVECGVQQGDVVAAYTSYLPQTVVAMLATTSLGAIWTSTSPDFGVESVIERFGQVKPKVLFTCDGYTFNGKTFDMTDKNREIIEHLNELKQVCQIGYLKPSNDLEKSDLEKKKVEHDVSILSWHSIINHYQTKPLRFVRIGFNEPLFVLYSSGTTGKPKCIVHSVGGTTINHLKEHQLHCDIKPRDRVFYYTTCGWMMWNWHVSALASGACLVIFDGSPVYPQPNVLWDLAQRADVSTFGTSAKYLEAIEKAELSPIDSHSLPQLRTLCSTGSVLYPEQFDYVYKHIKQDLHLASISGGTDICGCFVLGNPISPVYRGECQQAGLGVDIKVFNSSGQKVDHERGELVCTNSLPNFPAGFWNDTGERYHSTYWDRFDNVWHHGDEVAQSEHGGYLFYGRGDTTLNPGGVRIGTAEIYQQVNTIEGIIDSIAVGKDIDRNEQIWLFVQLQQGVSLDEKLLTAIKSKLKSSCSPRHVPSQIFAISDVPKTRSGKLVELAVKQVINGKSVENLGAIANAEVLEEIKSVVSL
- a CDS encoding IS5 family transposase; this encodes MPKPRYKTTNWKQYNRSLINRGSLTFWIDEEAISGWAQSKQNKRGRPRRFSDLAITTALMVKRVFSMPLRALQGFIDSIFRLAHVPLSCPHYTCISRRAKQVEVSFKTKTRGAIQHLAIDATGLKVYGEGEWKVKKHGTDGKRRVWRKLHIAVDTNTHEIIAAELSLSTVTDGEVLPNLLKQTRRSILEVSGDGAYDTRACHAAIKIKGAIALIPPREGAAFWERGHPRNFAVGCQKLYDSNKYWKERYGYHKRSLSETAMYRVKQLLGGKLSLRNYNAQVGETYAMIKALNKLTGLGMPETCRID
- the maiA gene encoding maleylacetoacetate isomerase, translated to MNQNMTLYGYWRSSAAYRVRIGLNLKQLDYESKSVHLVRNGGEQHDPQYRELNASELVPVLVDGDVQLNQSLTILQYLDESYLCESSPDSLLIPEQTPLRYQALAMAQDIAIEIHPLNNLRVLQYLERELSCEQEAKIDWLHYWMSQGFSALEEKLSKHRPTHGDSVYSLTDSPCIVDICLVPQVYNALRFGVDMSPYPLINSIVEACNQLPAFIDAMPENQEDANESM